In the Rhizobium sp. Pop5 genome, one interval contains:
- a CDS encoding EscT/YscT/HrcT family type III secretion system export apparatus protein, translated as MGPDHLPLVGIEVAAPAAAMLGAARALGILLIFPIFSLFSIVGILRFGLAIGLSAPSVAFAYSVLALGDTSWFDLAALSMKELCFGALIGMGLGIPFWAAQAAGDMTDVYRGANAANLFDQINALETAPLGSLMMSIALVLFVSAGGIIDLVAIFYKSFEFWPLFKLMPAMPDDPLDMILGVFGRLFKAAGLLAAPFMIVTCALELSLAFVGRSSKQFPLNDSLPAIKNFAVVVILVIYTAFISSYFHDLWIDGFNEVKAMLEVTHGQK; from the coding sequence ATGGGGCCGGATCATCTTCCGCTCGTCGGCATCGAGGTCGCGGCACCGGCCGCGGCGATGCTCGGCGCCGCCCGCGCGCTCGGGATCCTGCTGATCTTCCCGATCTTCTCGCTGTTCAGCATCGTCGGCATTCTGCGTTTCGGCCTGGCAATCGGCCTTTCGGCGCCCTCCGTCGCCTTCGCCTATTCGGTGCTGGCTCTCGGAGATACGTCCTGGTTCGATCTGGCCGCCCTTTCGATGAAGGAACTTTGCTTCGGGGCGCTTATCGGCATGGGGCTCGGCATTCCCTTTTGGGCGGCCCAGGCGGCGGGTGATATGACCGATGTCTATCGCGGCGCCAATGCCGCCAATCTCTTCGACCAGATCAACGCGCTGGAAACCGCGCCGCTCGGTTCGCTGATGATGTCGATCGCCCTGGTGCTTTTCGTCAGCGCCGGCGGCATCATCGATCTGGTCGCGATTTTCTACAAGTCGTTCGAGTTCTGGCCGCTCTTCAAGCTCATGCCCGCCATGCCCGACGATCCGCTCGACATGATCCTCGGTGTATTCGGCCGGCTGTTCAAAGCGGCCGGATTGCTTGCCGCCCCGTTCATGATCGTCACCTGCGCGCTCGAATTGTCGCTGGCCTTCGTTGGCCGCTCGTCGAAACAATTCCCGCTGAACGATAGCCTGCCGGCCATCAAGAACTTCGCGGTCGTGGTCATTCTCGTCATCTACACGGCCTTTATCTCCAGCTATTTCCACGATCTCTGGATCGACGGATTCAACGAGGTGAAAGCCATGCTGGAGGTGACCCATGGCCAAAAATGA